In the Thermodesulfovibrio yellowstonii DSM 11347 genome, one interval contains:
- a CDS encoding radical SAM protein: protein MKVCEIFTSIQGESSLAGIPMVFVRLTGCNLRCSYCDTKYAYYEGEELSINKVLEKIHSFPFQYVEITGGEPLLQDETYKLINELVKSHNVLIETNGSIPIEKVNPEVKIIMDIKTPGSGMSEKNYIENLRFLKKIDEVKFVLTNRDDYEWAKNFIKNHEIKANEILFSPAYGILNPAELAKWLINDGISVRLNLQIHKYIFGNIRGV, encoded by the coding sequence ATGAAAGTCTGCGAAATCTTTACAAGTATTCAGGGAGAGAGTTCTCTTGCTGGAATTCCAATGGTTTTTGTAAGGCTGACTGGATGCAATCTCAGATGTAGTTACTGTGATACAAAATATGCCTATTATGAAGGAGAAGAACTTTCAATAAATAAAGTTTTAGAGAAAATTCACTCTTTTCCCTTTCAATATGTTGAAATCACGGGAGGAGAACCTCTTTTACAGGATGAAACATACAAGCTCATAAATGAACTTGTAAAAAGTCATAATGTCCTTATTGAAACAAATGGTTCTATCCCTATTGAAAAAGTCAATCCTGAAGTAAAAATAATTATGGATATAAAAACTCCAGGAAGCGGAATGAGTGAAAAAAATTACATTGAAAATTTGAGATTTCTTAAAAAAATTGATGAAGTTAAGTTTGTCTTAACAAACAGGGATGACTATGAATGGGCAAAGAATTTTATAAAAAATCACGAAATAAAAGCTAATGAAATTCTATTTTCTCCTGCTTATGGAATACTCAATCCAGCAGAGCTTGCAAAATGGCTAATTAATGACGGAATTTCAGTAAGGTTAAATCTTCAGATTCATAAATACATTTTTGGTAATATAAGAGGTGTTTAG
- the atpB gene encoding F0F1 ATP synthase subunit A yields the protein MLIPSIPPFVSYSWLAIILIIIVSLIVRSNLKMVPAGLQNLMEVLVEFLQGQARTSIGHHWGDKFLPLLGTLFIYILVGNLFGLIPGFESPTSNVNVTFSMAIPVFFIYQYMGFKVHGIRYLEFFFGPIRSIYAIPFMLFMFVVEWITHLARPLTLGVRLFGNMFGKHLLLMVLGILAPLIVPVAFLCLGTLVSVLQAYVFMLLTAVYIAGAVEEAH from the coding sequence ATGTTAATACCCTCAATTCCTCCCTTTGTTAGTTATTCATGGTTAGCAATTATATTAATTATTATTGTGTCTTTAATTGTTAGAAGTAATCTTAAAATGGTTCCAGCAGGTCTGCAGAATTTGATGGAAGTTCTGGTAGAATTTCTTCAAGGACAGGCAAGAACAAGCATAGGACATCATTGGGGAGACAAATTTTTACCTCTTTTGGGGACTCTTTTTATTTATATTTTAGTCGGCAATCTTTTTGGTCTTATTCCTGGATTTGAGTCTCCGACTTCTAATGTTAATGTTACTTTTTCAATGGCTATTCCTGTATTTTTTATTTATCAGTATATGGGATTTAAAGTACATGGCATTCGTTATTTAGAATTTTTCTTTGGTCCAATAAGAAGTATTTATGCTATTCCATTTATGTTGTTTATGTTTGTTGTTGAGTGGATCACCCATTTAGCAAGACCTCTTACACTGGGTGTCCGACTTTTTGGTAACATGTTTGGAAAACATCTACTGTTAATGGTACTGGGAATTCTTGCTCCATTGATAGTGCCAGTTGCTTTTCTGTGTTTGGGAACACTGGTTAGCGTACTTCAGGCATATGTTTTCATGTTATTAACCGCTGTTTATATAGCAGGTGCAGTTGAAGAAGCTCACTAA
- a CDS encoding peptide chain release factor family protein, giving the protein MGKFPVTEKKEKELLEEMQKLGIKESDIEEKFIKCSGHGGQKLNKTSTGVYLKHIPSAIEVKCTKERSQGLNRFFARRMLVEKIKEFIGIPTKKQIEIEKIRKKKVKKQRNSQL; this is encoded by the coding sequence ATGGGGAAATTTCCTGTAACTGAAAAAAAAGAAAAAGAGCTTTTAGAAGAAATGCAAAAGCTGGGCATAAAGGAATCAGATATTGAAGAGAAATTTATCAAATGTTCAGGACATGGAGGGCAGAAACTTAATAAAACATCAACAGGAGTTTATTTAAAACACATACCCTCTGCCATTGAAGTAAAATGCACAAAAGAAAGATCGCAGGGATTAAATCGTTTTTTTGCGCGCAGAATGTTGGTGGAAAAAATAAAAGAATTCATAGGGATTCCTACAAAAAAGCAAATAGAAATAGAAAAAATAAGGAAGAAGAAAGTTAAAAAGCAAAGAAATTCACAACTGTAG
- a CDS encoding metal-dependent hydrolase, giving the protein MDPVTHTLSGFVLSKTITKNKTILAIILVTSLIPDLDILLRLHSKELFLMHHRGITHGIGALFLFPLLPAIIFRRKLGFFKAYITSFIAYALHIFFDLTNQYGTKILSPFDWNSYNLSLTFIIDPYVLLPLLLAVVFSIKFKKQAKFLYIFSMIFITVYIGTKAYLKTEAKDFLKQKIEAHQYRVYPLPNDFLRWWFIARHSDEYITGFVDLFTKKVYFDERYKIKNDPAIVKSKESESVKALLSFAKHPVAEIKHEGDVTVVLWRELSYGFLPDDRFTAKVWLKESPQGYKIINANLRI; this is encoded by the coding sequence ATGGATCCTGTTACACATACTCTTTCTGGATTTGTCTTGAGTAAAACTATAACTAAAAATAAAACCATTCTTGCCATCATTCTTGTTACTTCATTAATTCCTGATTTAGATATCCTTTTAAGATTACATAGTAAAGAGCTTTTTCTAATGCATCATAGAGGAATTACTCACGGAATTGGAGCTTTATTTTTATTTCCTCTTTTACCTGCAATAATTTTTCGCAGAAAGTTAGGTTTTTTTAAAGCATATATCACCTCTTTCATAGCTTATGCACTTCATATCTTTTTTGACCTTACAAATCAATATGGAACAAAAATTCTTTCTCCCTTTGATTGGAACTCTTATAATCTTTCTTTAACTTTCATAATTGACCCTTATGTTTTATTGCCTCTTTTATTAGCAGTTGTATTTTCAATCAAATTCAAAAAGCAGGCAAAATTTCTGTATATATTCTCAATGATATTTATTACCGTATACATAGGAACTAAGGCATATCTTAAAACAGAGGCAAAAGATTTTCTGAAACAAAAAATAGAAGCCCATCAATACAGAGTTTATCCTCTTCCAAATGATTTTTTAAGATGGTGGTTTATAGCAAGACATTCAGATGAATATATAACAGGATTTGTTGACTTGTTTACAAAAAAAGTGTATTTTGATGAAAGATATAAAATTAAGAATGACCCTGCAATTGTAAAATCAAAAGAATCCGAATCTGTAAAAGCATTGCTTTCCTTTGCAAAACATCCAGTGGCAGAAATTAAACATGAAGGAGATGTGACTGTAGTGCTTTGGCGAGAGCTATCCTATGGATTTTTACCTGATGACAGATTTACTGCTAAGGTCTGGCTGAAAGAATCTCCACAAGGTTATAAAATAATAAATGCTAACCTAAGAATATGA
- a CDS encoding ATP synthase subunit C, with amino-acid sequence MRKFFVILMVALVVVLTASAVFAADSDPAKLNYYGYATAGALIGLGAAAGGGGAGMGQGLRGILEGSARNPGVTGKLMTLFIVGLALIESLVIYVLVFVLITFYANPFVK; translated from the coding sequence ATGAGAAAATTTTTCGTAATTCTTATGGTAGCTCTTGTGGTTGTTTTAACAGCCTCAGCAGTATTTGCAGCTGATTCTGATCCTGCAAAGCTTAACTATTATGGATATGCTACAGCCGGTGCATTGATTGGACTTGGTGCAGCAGCTGGTGGTGGTGGAGCTGGAATGGGACAGGGTCTTAGAGGTATTCTTGAGGGTTCTGCAAGAAATCCTGGAGTCACAGGAAAGCTCATGACACTCTTTATCGTAGGTCTTGCATTAATTGAGTCTCTGGTTATTTATGTTCTCGTATTTGTTCTTATTACCTTCTATGCAAATCCTTTTGTAAAGTAA